TTGTTTTTTGTCTGAGAATTTACTGGCCATAATTGTTAACCAGCTGTTTGATGCGGGGTAACAATCGGCATCGCTAAAAACTAACCGATTGTTTTTGGAGCGTTTTATACCCAAAGTGAGGGCGTATTTTTTGCTGGCCCAAAATGCTTCGTTGTTTTTTACGTTTACTATTTGAATTCGATTGTCGTTTTCGGCAAAAGCTTCCATTACATCTAAACTTTCGTCTATAGAAGCATCATTAATGAGTATTATGTCGAAGTTTGGATAATCTTGTTGTTGCCACAGTGGAATGTGTTTTCGAAGATTTTCAGCTTCGTTTTTGGCACAGATTATTAGTGAAACGGGAGGGTGTTCCGAAACGGTTTTAGGGGAAGTTTTTAAGAATGAAAATTTCGAAAAAAGGAAATAATAAGCACAGTTAATCAACGCAACTGCGCCGAAAACGTAAAGTAGCACCATAGCTATTTATGATTGGAGATTGACGAATTTAGAGAGCCGGTTTGCGATTACAGTCGCTGCCTTATTTGGTGTCAGGCATTTCCAGTTGGTGGCTCGTTTCATTGCAATCTTTAAATTCATCTGGCGATTTTCCGCAAAATCCGCAAGACTGGCCTTCTTTGTTTAAAAATGGACTTTGGCTAGCGCAGGTACCTGCAAATTTTCCATCTTTTTTGGCCCAAATTTTTATTGCAATTCCAGCAACTCCGAGTAATAATAATACTAAGGTAATAAGTAAAAGTTTCATCTGTTAAAATATTAGATAAAAGGAACGATGTTATGCCTTAAAATAATCTTTGAATGGTAGTGATTTTCTAAAGGCATTTCACCACTTTAAATTAGA
This region of Aequorivita marisscotiae genomic DNA includes:
- a CDS encoding membrane or secreted protein, giving the protein MKLLLITLVLLLLGVAGIAIKIWAKKDGKFAGTCASQSPFLNKEGQSCGFCGKSPDEFKDCNETSHQLEMPDTK